One part of the Thermococcus litoralis DSM 5473 genome encodes these proteins:
- a CDS encoding translin family protein: protein MNISEIIEEIREVLDKKDELREEALKLTREIVRVSGDSIKALHRGEIETAKERLEKAEELVKELKEKLKGHEDLYFTGYVQSAHQEYVEALLFYCYLLGKEFPSPREIGIPEADYALGIGDFIGELRRYFLTLLLKGDLEKAQEVYAFMEKVYDELVTLEYPKGLVNIRQKQDQARYILERTLEDLTRAKINKDLEKKLEEWRNEP from the coding sequence GTGAACATTTCTGAAATAATAGAAGAGATAAGAGAAGTTCTTGACAAAAAGGATGAGCTGAGAGAGGAAGCACTCAAGCTTACCAGAGAAATCGTAAGAGTGAGCGGAGACTCAATAAAAGCCCTACATAGAGGAGAGATCGAGACTGCAAAGGAGAGGCTGGAAAAAGCCGAAGAGCTCGTTAAAGAACTAAAAGAGAAGCTTAAAGGTCATGAGGACCTTTACTTCACAGGCTACGTTCAGAGCGCACATCAAGAGTATGTTGAGGCATTACTTTTCTACTGCTATCTCCTTGGAAAAGAGTTTCCATCTCCGAGAGAGATTGGAATTCCTGAGGCAGACTATGCCCTTGGAATTGGGGACTTCATTGGGGAGCTAAGGAGATATTTTCTAACTCTCCTGCTAAAGGGAGACTTAGAAAAGGCTCAGGAAGTTTACGCTTTCATGGAAAAGGTTTACGATGAGCTTGTTACTCTCGAGTATCCAAAGGGTCTCGTAAACATAAGGCAAAAGCAAGATCAAGCAAGATACATTCTGGAAAGGACCCTTGAAGATTTAACAAGGGCAAAGATTAACAAGGATTTAGAAAAGAAGCTTGAGGAGTGGAGAAATGAACCTTAA
- a CDS encoding endonuclease V, whose translation MNLKKIAEIQRKLSRKIVEKPLDISEVKRVAAVDVSYKGNQARGAFVLCSFPSCQVLKTKVIETEVNFPYIPTYFFLRETRPILLLIKGEEFDVLLVEGHGKAHPRGYGLASHIGLLINKPTIGVAKRPLHGTKDFVRVGKAYVSVGNLIDLDSAKKIVEIINENGYPKPLRIADKLSKGAENGRN comes from the coding sequence ATGAACCTTAAAAAGATTGCAGAAATTCAAAGAAAGCTGAGCAGAAAAATCGTAGAAAAGCCGTTGGATATCTCAGAGGTTAAGAGGGTTGCTGCGGTTGATGTATCGTATAAGGGAAACCAAGCGAGAGGAGCTTTTGTTTTATGCTCTTTCCCTTCCTGCCAAGTGTTAAAAACAAAAGTTATCGAAACGGAGGTAAATTTTCCCTACATCCCCACCTACTTTTTCTTGAGAGAAACAAGACCAATTTTGTTGTTGATAAAGGGTGAAGAGTTTGATGTCCTCCTCGTGGAGGGGCACGGAAAAGCACATCCGAGGGGATACGGCCTGGCTTCACATATAGGTCTGCTTATCAACAAACCCACGATAGGAGTTGCAAAACGTCCTTTGCATGGTACAAAGGATTTTGTGAGGGTGGGAAAAGCTTATGTAAGTGTTGGTAATTTAATTGACCTTGACTCTGCAAAGAAGATTGTTGAGATAATTAACGAAAACGGCTATCCTAAACCCCTGAGAATTGCGGATAAACTCTCTAAGGGTGCTGAAAATGGAAGAAATTAA
- a CDS encoding DUF120 domain-containing protein encodes MEEIKLLISLARKGAIGDKVKITLRELSKEIEISPQSVMRKLENMEKMGYLKREVSGKKTFVEVTPDGLGLLEEIFDEIGKILYGKYILGEVVSGIGEGRYYVEQYKDRIKEYLGFTPYPGTLNLLIIFPKTIYDALYNVEPIIIPGFTKGGRTFGDVKAYRVRINGIEGAIVVPSRTIHPPRVAEIIAPVCLREKLNLKDGSKVKVEVVK; translated from the coding sequence ATGGAAGAAATTAAACTGCTCATTTCCCTTGCCAGGAAAGGTGCTATTGGGGATAAAGTTAAAATTACCTTAAGGGAACTTTCAAAGGAGATAGAGATTTCTCCCCAGTCCGTAATGAGAAAGCTCGAGAATATGGAAAAAATGGGCTATTTAAAGCGAGAGGTTTCTGGAAAGAAAACTTTTGTAGAGGTAACTCCCGATGGATTGGGGCTTCTTGAAGAGATATTTGATGAGATCGGAAAGATCTTATACGGAAAATATATCTTGGGAGAAGTTGTTTCCGGGATTGGAGAGGGAAGATATTATGTGGAGCAGTACAAAGATAGAATAAAGGAGTATCTCGGCTTCACTCCTTATCCAGGGACTCTAAATCTTCTGATAATCTTCCCAAAGACGATCTACGATGCCCTCTATAATGTGGAACCCATAATAATCCCCGGTTTCACCAAAGGAGGTAGAACTTTCGGAGATGTGAAGGCTTATAGAGTTAGGATAAATGGAATCGAAGGGGCGATAGTTGTTCCTTCCAGAACAATACATCCACCAAGAGTCGCAGAGATAATAGCCCCCGTATGCCTTAGGGAGAAGCTTAATCTAAAGGACGGCTCAAAAGTTAAAGTGGAGGTAGTAAAGTGA
- a CDS encoding PRC-barrel domain-containing protein, producing MVMRLSKLYGKQIYNTKGYYIGYVDEVLIEIDKGEGKILALGLPGEKVGIPYERVTAIGDIILIEAKKD from the coding sequence ATGGTAATGAGGCTGTCGAAGCTTTATGGGAAGCAGATATACAACACCAAAGGATATTACATCGGTTACGTTGATGAGGTATTGATAGAGATCGACAAGGGAGAGGGAAAAATATTAGCGCTTGGACTCCCGGGAGAAAAAGTTGGAATCCCCTATGAAAGGGTAACTGCAATTGGGGACATAATATTAATAGAAGCTAAGAAAGACTAG
- a CDS encoding DHH family phosphoesterase → MRVLILGGGTIGRSIAQVLKGEFDIVIVEQDDIRAKSLSESGFHVIHGDFSYTASLLKAGINKTDLVIITTMDISKIKRTIQTIKNNNPEVPILVLLPDDITAEELASQIKEEFENEVKIDYAISPREAIIKAIVEMVEDIGKRKNAVLLAKKLSEVKQKTDSLLIVMHDNPDPDAMASAAALQVIAQNMGLKATIVYGGEITHHENRAFVNLLGLDMRKVSPGSYEIKRYSAIALVDCQPNGNLSILDDEDLKKIEILVDHHQLLQNLEERLPKNAFFDIRPEVNATSSIMVEYLKHLNIEVNELLGTSLFYGIYIDTKKFSKLNHTDLEALAFLAGKVDYDILEKIESPDISTETAEVLARAILNRKMYKNIVISNVGFITNRDAIPESADFLLRLEGVNTVLVFGIVDDRIEISARTRDVRVNVGKVLKEAFGDIGSGGGHPQSGRARIPLGIFKLAKDKDSLLKLVEEAITEKFLEALNAKES, encoded by the coding sequence ATGAGAGTATTAATACTCGGTGGAGGAACGATAGGGAGAAGCATTGCACAAGTGCTTAAAGGTGAATTTGACATTGTTATTGTAGAACAGGATGATATTAGAGCGAAGTCTCTTAGCGAAAGTGGATTTCACGTTATTCATGGCGATTTCTCCTATACTGCATCTTTGTTGAAAGCTGGCATTAATAAAACGGACCTTGTCATAATAACTACAATGGACATAAGCAAGATAAAGAGAACAATACAGACAATTAAAAACAACAACCCAGAAGTGCCGATTTTAGTTCTTCTCCCTGATGATATAACCGCTGAAGAGCTGGCATCTCAAATAAAGGAAGAATTTGAAAATGAGGTCAAAATAGATTATGCCATCTCTCCAAGAGAAGCAATAATCAAGGCAATTGTTGAAATGGTAGAGGATATTGGAAAAAGGAAAAACGCCGTTTTACTTGCCAAGAAACTCTCAGAGGTAAAACAAAAGACGGATTCACTCTTAATAGTAATGCATGATAATCCCGATCCGGATGCCATGGCTAGCGCCGCTGCTCTCCAAGTCATAGCCCAAAACATGGGGCTAAAGGCGACTATTGTTTATGGAGGAGAAATAACACACCATGAAAACAGAGCTTTTGTAAACCTTCTCGGCTTGGATATGAGGAAGGTTTCTCCGGGTTCTTATGAAATTAAAAGATATTCTGCCATAGCGTTAGTTGATTGCCAGCCAAATGGAAATTTGAGCATTTTGGACGATGAGGATCTTAAGAAAATAGAGATACTCGTTGATCACCATCAGCTTCTCCAAAATCTGGAAGAAAGGCTTCCCAAGAATGCATTTTTTGATATTAGACCGGAAGTAAATGCCACATCCTCGATAATGGTGGAATACTTAAAACATCTCAACATAGAGGTCAATGAGCTACTCGGCACCAGCCTTTTCTATGGCATCTACATAGACACAAAGAAGTTCTCAAAGCTTAACCATACCGATCTTGAAGCACTAGCCTTTTTGGCAGGGAAAGTGGATTATGACATTTTGGAAAAGATAGAATCTCCAGACATCTCAACCGAGACCGCAGAGGTCTTAGCTAGGGCAATCCTAAACAGAAAAATGTACAAGAACATCGTCATCTCAAACGTGGGCTTTATAACCAACAGAGATGCCATCCCTGAATCTGCAGACTTTCTACTTAGGCTAGAAGGGGTTAATACCGTTCTAGTCTTTGGAATAGTTGATGATAGGATTGAAATCTCTGCCAGGACAAGAGATGTGAGAGTAAACGTTGGCAAGGTTCTAAAGGAAGCTTTTGGAGACATAGGCAGCGGTGGAGGGCATCCGCAATCAGGGAGAGCGAGAATTCCATTGGGGATATTCAAACTCGCTAAGGACAAGGATTCGCTCTTAAAATTGGTAGAAGAGGCAATAACAGAGAAATTCTTAGAGGCATTGAATGCCAAAGAGAGCTAG
- a CDS encoding DMT family transporter gives MNTLLGALLALISAFGWGTASVLVKIGMRNKSAVTVNIVRLYITALFYACLFLFTGNYAEILSLNWQVLVIAFISGQFGFVIGDYFYFSALRLMGVSRTVPITASYPLWTILWAWLFLGRSINAQITIGAFLIFLAIVIVRKGEIEEHLDTKGFLFALLAPISWSIAITLLDFLSSQVSPLSLAGIRMIFAAFGISAFLPKYSEELREITRREVAILSGAALLGLIIGQYAFVKSVSLVGSQISAPVSAVNPIISSLLAIAVLKEPPNAKIILGLVLAVAGVILITTA, from the coding sequence ATGAACACCTTACTCGGAGCATTACTCGCGCTGATTTCGGCATTTGGATGGGGAACTGCTTCAGTTCTAGTGAAAATTGGAATGAGAAACAAAAGTGCAGTCACCGTTAATATAGTTAGGCTCTATATTACGGCACTCTTTTACGCTTGTTTGTTCTTGTTCACTGGAAACTATGCCGAGATATTATCTCTCAATTGGCAGGTTCTTGTGATTGCGTTTATCTCTGGACAGTTTGGCTTTGTTATAGGGGATTATTTCTACTTCAGTGCCCTCAGGTTGATGGGGGTATCAAGAACAGTCCCGATAACCGCCTCATATCCCCTTTGGACTATATTATGGGCCTGGTTGTTTTTAGGTAGGAGCATAAATGCTCAGATAACCATTGGAGCATTCCTCATATTTTTGGCAATTGTCATCGTCAGAAAGGGAGAGATTGAAGAGCACCTGGATACCAAAGGGTTCTTATTCGCCCTTTTAGCACCCATTTCATGGAGTATTGCAATAACACTGCTCGATTTTCTTTCTTCACAAGTTTCTCCTCTCTCTTTAGCTGGTATTAGAATGATATTTGCCGCATTTGGGATTAGTGCATTTCTGCCTAAATATTCGGAGGAACTTAGGGAAATTACCCGGAGGGAAGTTGCAATACTCTCGGGAGCAGCTTTGCTTGGATTGATAATTGGGCAATACGCATTTGTTAAGTCTGTAAGCCTAGTCGGCTCCCAAATCTCTGCCCCAGTAAGTGCTGTAAATCCCATTATATCTTCTCTTCTTGCGATAGCAGTTCTAAAAGAGCCGCCAAACGCCAAGATAATCCTAGGATTAGTACTGGCCGTTGCTGGTGTGATCTTAATAACAACAGCGTAA
- a CDS encoding NAD(P)/FAD-dependent oxidoreductase has protein sequence MRYDVVVVGSGIAGPIVARNVAKAGFSVLLIDKKPAIGTPKQCAEGISIKVFDKYDIPYDRRYINREIYGAKLYSPSGYELEMRYKEVSGVILERKVFDKMLAYYAAKAGADVLARTEALDVIRKDGKIAGIKAKHEDEPVEIYADIIVAADGVESTIARKAGINTYAPPHEFDSGYEYEMLIEGFDPDLIHLWFGNEVAPRGYVWVFPKDEDRANVGIGINSDNPKTAKYYLDKWLEENNIPAKKLLEINVGVVPVGGFVKELAKDNVVVVGDAARQVNPMHGGGMAEAMEAGTIASKWIVKALEEENISLLQNYTKEWWEKDGKRLERVLKVRRVTEKLTDEDLDLFIQILSGADAEKIAGGDYIEVIKALLKHPKVLMSKRRIALLKELL, from the coding sequence ATGAGATACGACGTCGTTGTTGTCGGTTCTGGTATCGCCGGTCCAATAGTTGCCAGGAACGTTGCTAAAGCCGGCTTCTCAGTCCTTCTCATCGATAAAAAGCCTGCCATAGGCACTCCAAAGCAGTGCGCCGAGGGAATAAGCATCAAGGTCTTCGACAAGTACGACATCCCCTACGATAGGAGGTACATCAACCGCGAGATTTACGGTGCTAAGCTCTACTCCCCGAGCGGCTACGAGCTGGAAATGCGCTACAAGGAAGTCAGCGGAGTGATCCTTGAGAGGAAGGTCTTCGACAAGATGCTGGCTTATTACGCGGCTAAAGCTGGAGCCGATGTTCTCGCGAGGACCGAGGCACTCGATGTCATAAGAAAGGATGGGAAGATTGCTGGAATCAAAGCCAAGCACGAGGATGAGCCTGTTGAGATTTACGCCGATATCATAGTTGCGGCCGACGGCGTTGAGAGCACCATAGCGAGGAAAGCGGGCATAAACACCTACGCTCCGCCGCATGAGTTCGACTCAGGCTACGAGTACGAGATGCTCATAGAGGGCTTTGATCCAGACTTGATTCATCTCTGGTTCGGCAACGAGGTTGCACCGAGAGGCTACGTATGGGTGTTCCCGAAGGACGAAGACAGGGCCAACGTCGGCATTGGCATCAACTCGGACAATCCAAAGACAGCTAAATACTACCTCGACAAGTGGCTCGAGGAAAACAACATTCCAGCAAAGAAGCTCCTTGAAATAAACGTAGGTGTTGTTCCCGTAGGAGGCTTTGTCAAAGAACTCGCTAAAGATAACGTGGTCGTTGTAGGGGATGCCGCTAGACAGGTAAACCCCATGCACGGCGGCGGAATGGCCGAGGCAATGGAGGCAGGAACGATAGCGAGCAAGTGGATCGTTAAAGCACTCGAGGAGGAAAACATCTCGCTCCTCCAGAACTACACCAAGGAGTGGTGGGAGAAGGATGGAAAGAGGCTCGAGAGGGTTCTTAAGGTAAGGCGCGTTACGGAGAAGCTTACGGATGAGGATCTCGACCTCTTCATACAGATCCTCAGCGGTGCCGATGCTGAGAAGATAGCCGGTGGAGACTACATCGAGGTCATCAAAGCTCTCTTGAAGCACCCGAAGGTTCTGATGAGCAAGAGAAGGATAGCGCTCCTCAAGGAACTCTTATGA
- a CDS encoding DUF362 domain-containing protein produces the protein MPEKIRIIVNEDRCYLCGGCAGVCPTLAIRVSSSKWEFFQDKCISCRICINACPVGALSAEPLEGEL, from the coding sequence ATGCCAGAGAAAATCAGAATCATCGTAAACGAAGATAGATGCTATCTTTGCGGTGGTTGTGCCGGTGTTTGTCCAACCCTTGCGATAAGGGTGTCCTCTTCAAAATGGGAGTTCTTCCAAGATAAGTGTATTTCTTGCAGAATATGTATAAACGCGTGTCCCGTGGGAGCTTTAAGCGCTGAGCCTCTGGAGGGAGAGCTATGA
- the surR gene encoding sulfur metabolism transcriptional regulator SurR gives MSEPDIFYILGNKVRRDLLSHLTCTECYFSLLSSKVNVSSTAVSKHLKIMEREGVLKSYEKEEGFIGPTRKYYSIAVSKTFLVTVTPNIFWYKSLDLDSPERFERFEIRLDELNKSPKSLHSMVTAFIDANKKLDQIVEALKTIESYRNNLMKNIKERYLKEIGDMTQLAILHYLLLYRKATVEQLSDVLNLKEREIKEKAEELSRVIPLNIKENLIEIDEEELKKKEVK, from the coding sequence ATGTCTGAACCAGATATATTTTACATCTTAGGGAACAAGGTGAGGAGGGACTTACTCAGCCACTTGACATGTACCGAATGCTACTTCAGCCTGCTCAGCAGCAAGGTTAACGTTTCCTCCACTGCTGTTTCAAAACACCTGAAAATAATGGAAAGAGAAGGGGTTTTGAAGTCCTATGAAAAAGAGGAAGGGTTTATTGGACCTACAAGGAAATACTACTCCATAGCCGTTTCAAAAACGTTTCTTGTAACTGTCACACCCAATATATTCTGGTATAAAAGCTTGGATTTAGATTCTCCAGAGAGATTTGAAAGATTTGAAATCAGGCTTGATGAACTTAACAAATCCCCAAAAAGCTTACACTCTATGGTAACAGCTTTTATAGATGCAAACAAAAAGTTGGATCAGATAGTAGAGGCTTTGAAAACTATTGAGAGCTACAGAAACAATCTCATGAAGAACATCAAAGAGAGGTATTTGAAAGAAATCGGCGACATGACCCAGCTTGCTATACTCCACTACCTGCTTCTCTATAGAAAAGCAACAGTTGAGCAGTTAAGCGATGTTTTGAACCTCAAAGAGAGGGAAATTAAGGAAAAGGCCGAAGAACTCTCAAGGGTAATACCGTTAAACATAAAAGAAAACCTTATAGAAATTGATGAGGAAGAGCTCAAGAAAAAAGAAGTAAAGTGA
- the pdo gene encoding protein disulfide oxidoreductase, giving the protein MALISDGDKKIIKEEFFSKLVNPVKIIVFTGKEHCQYCDQLKQLVEEISELSDLISYEVHDFDSEKELAEKYRIDKAPVTIITQDGKDFGVRYFGLPAGHEFGSFLEDIVDVSKGETDLMEDTKEAVRNIDQDVEIYVFVTPTCPYCPMAVRMAHKFAIENSLAGKGKILGDMIEAIEFPEWADQYSVMAVPKVVIRVNGEDKVSFEGAYPEKMFLEKLLQALE; this is encoded by the coding sequence ATGGCGCTTATTAGTGATGGGGACAAGAAAATAATTAAAGAGGAGTTCTTTTCAAAGCTCGTTAATCCGGTTAAGATTATCGTCTTCACAGGGAAAGAGCACTGCCAATACTGTGACCAGCTGAAACAGCTTGTTGAAGAAATTAGCGAGCTTAGCGACCTTATAAGCTATGAAGTGCATGATTTTGACAGTGAAAAAGAGCTTGCCGAGAAGTACAGAATCGATAAAGCCCCAGTAACCATAATAACCCAAGATGGGAAAGACTTTGGAGTTAGGTACTTTGGCCTTCCAGCAGGACATGAGTTTGGATCGTTCTTAGAGGATATTGTTGACGTTTCAAAAGGCGAAACCGACCTCATGGAGGACACCAAAGAAGCAGTAAGGAACATTGACCAAGACGTTGAAATATACGTCTTTGTAACCCCAACCTGCCCCTACTGTCCAATGGCTGTTAGAATGGCACATAAGTTTGCAATTGAGAACTCACTTGCAGGAAAAGGCAAAATCCTTGGAGACATGATTGAGGCAATAGAATTCCCCGAGTGGGCCGACCAGTACAGCGTCATGGCAGTTCCAAAGGTCGTCATAAGGGTCAACGGCGAGGATAAGGTTTCATTCGAAGGTGCTTACCCAGAAAAGATGTTCCTCGAAAAGCTTCTCCAAGCTTTAGAGTGA
- the trmY gene encoding tRNA (pseudouridine(54)-N(1))-methyltransferase TrmY, with amino-acid sequence MRTFIIKANKAHTRADFSLKDLPGTSGRIDLLCRSLNSAFLLSHGFRKNVRVWLNLNGPPDPPKTIRFEGSEIKPKTINPDEISLAKIIIKALKVGEGIKEPAKEYPVLPGVYVSNLRFEDIIRRTIKNSTLYYLHEEGKPIERVNFKGNVTFVLGDHEGLAREDEAFLEGIAEKVSVGKKSYLTSHVIAYVNIFLDNLL; translated from the coding sequence GTGAGGACTTTCATCATAAAGGCCAACAAGGCCCATACAAGAGCGGATTTTAGCCTGAAAGACCTTCCGGGGACGAGTGGGAGGATTGATTTACTTTGCAGGTCTTTAAATTCAGCGTTTCTTCTTTCCCATGGGTTTAGGAAGAACGTTAGAGTGTGGCTCAACCTCAACGGACCCCCCGATCCCCCAAAGACCATCAGATTTGAGGGGAGTGAAATCAAGCCTAAGACAATAAATCCCGACGAAATAAGCCTTGCGAAGATAATCATAAAAGCCCTAAAAGTTGGCGAGGGCATAAAAGAGCCTGCAAAGGAATATCCCGTCCTTCCAGGGGTTTATGTAAGCAATCTAAGGTTTGAAGACATCATAAGGAGAACTATTAAGAATTCAACCCTCTACTACCTTCATGAAGAAGGGAAGCCGATTGAGAGAGTAAACTTCAAAGGCAATGTTACCTTTGTTCTTGGAGATCACGAAGGGTTAGCAAGAGAGGATGAAGCTTTTCTTGAAGGAATAGCGGAAAAAGTTAGTGTGGGAAAGAAGAGCTATCTAACCTCGCATGTAATAGCTTACGTCAATATCTTCCTTGACAACCTTCTTTAG
- a CDS encoding amidohydrolase family protein, with product MKAIVADYALDVERIKKNVAVLIEEDKIAGIVPREKLNEFDVDETFGGSGYLLMPGLVNAHTHVAMNKFRGFGDDMPLDRWLKEVIWPMEKEWTEEEIYKWALIGIAEAVANGSTVINDHYFFAWKIAEAAEKLGVRAFIGQTMMDLVEMPIAEPELGFKFFKRWKKSTLVKATLAPHATDTVSRDLLAEVKEVAERENALVHMHVSQSREEVLRVKKREKMLPVEYLKELEMLGKNFIGVHGVYLSKDEVKIYAESDAALVHCPTSLAKLEGEIAPIIDLWELGGRIALGNDCAVSNNSLDMILEMKFAAILNKVKRKDPQSQLRRKYFTGQPLEGLKHWD from the coding sequence GTGAAAGCCATCGTGGCCGATTATGCCCTCGATGTTGAGAGGATTAAAAAGAACGTTGCCGTTCTTATAGAGGAGGACAAAATAGCCGGAATTGTTCCCCGTGAAAAGCTTAATGAGTTTGACGTGGATGAGACCTTTGGGGGAAGTGGGTATCTTCTCATGCCCGGGCTTGTCAATGCTCATACTCACGTTGCAATGAATAAGTTTAGAGGATTTGGCGATGACATGCCCCTCGACAGGTGGCTTAAAGAGGTAATATGGCCAATGGAAAAGGAATGGACTGAAGAGGAAATCTACAAATGGGCACTAATAGGGATTGCCGAGGCAGTAGCAAACGGATCAACCGTAATAAACGACCACTACTTTTTTGCATGGAAAATAGCGGAAGCGGCTGAAAAGCTGGGCGTTAGGGCTTTTATCGGGCAGACAATGATGGATCTTGTTGAGATGCCCATAGCGGAGCCTGAACTGGGATTTAAGTTTTTCAAACGATGGAAAAAAAGCACTCTTGTGAAAGCAACGCTTGCCCCCCATGCAACGGACACCGTTTCAAGAGATTTGCTAGCGGAAGTCAAAGAGGTTGCAGAGAGAGAAAATGCATTAGTTCATATGCACGTCTCTCAAAGCAGAGAAGAAGTCCTTCGGGTCAAGAAAAGGGAAAAGATGCTACCGGTTGAATATCTAAAGGAGTTGGAAATGCTGGGAAAGAACTTCATAGGGGTTCATGGTGTTTATCTTTCAAAAGACGAAGTTAAAATTTATGCAGAGAGCGATGCAGCCCTTGTCCACTGTCCTACGAGTTTGGCAAAGCTTGAAGGGGAAATTGCCCCTATAATAGACCTGTGGGAGCTCGGCGGAAGAATTGCCCTCGGAAATGACTGTGCCGTGTCAAACAACTCCCTTGATATGATACTCGAAATGAAGTTTGCGGCAATACTCAACAAGGTGAAGAGAAAAGACCCACAAAGCCAACTGCGAAGGAAGTATTTTACTGGGCAACCGTTGGAGGGGCTGAAGCACTGGGACTAA
- the asnS gene encoding asparagine--tRNA ligase, protein MIEKVYCADVKPKMEGERVRLAGWVYRKREVGKKVFIVLRDSSGIMQTVFTKELSEEAYTKAKQVGIESSVIIEGVVKVDPRAPTGVEIQADKIEIIQNVEFFPITKDASDEFLLDVRHLHLHSPKVADIMKVKGTLMQAAREWLLQDGWYEVFPPILVTGAVEGGSTLFKLKYFDREAYLSQSAQLYLEAAIFGLEKVWSLTPSFRAEKSRTRRHLTEYWHLELEAAWMDLWDIMRVEEELVSYMVQRTLELRKKEIEGFRKDLTTLKNTEPPFPRISYDEAIDILQSKGVKIEWGEDMGADEERVLTEEFDRPFFVYGYPKHIKAFYMKEDPEDPRKVLAADMLAPEGYGEIIGGSQREDDYNKLVQRIIEEGMDPKNYEWYLDLRKYGSVPHSGFGLGLERLVTWVLKLDHIRWATLFPRTPSRIYP, encoded by the coding sequence ATGATCGAGAAGGTTTATTGTGCAGATGTAAAGCCCAAAATGGAAGGAGAAAGGGTAAGGCTTGCTGGATGGGTCTATAGAAAGAGAGAGGTAGGTAAGAAGGTTTTTATAGTACTTAGGGATTCAAGCGGCATAATGCAAACAGTCTTCACAAAAGAGCTTAGCGAAGAGGCTTATACTAAAGCAAAGCAGGTTGGAATAGAGTCAAGCGTCATAATCGAGGGAGTTGTTAAGGTTGATCCAAGGGCTCCAACTGGAGTGGAGATTCAGGCGGATAAGATAGAGATCATTCAAAACGTTGAGTTCTTCCCGATAACGAAAGATGCAAGCGATGAGTTTCTTTTAGATGTGAGACATCTTCACCTTCACTCACCTAAGGTAGCCGATATCATGAAAGTTAAAGGTACATTAATGCAGGCGGCAAGGGAGTGGCTCCTTCAAGATGGATGGTATGAGGTGTTCCCCCCAATTCTGGTCACCGGCGCAGTTGAGGGTGGTTCAACTCTCTTCAAGCTGAAGTACTTTGATAGAGAAGCCTACCTCAGCCAGTCAGCTCAGCTTTACCTCGAGGCAGCAATATTCGGACTTGAGAAGGTGTGGAGCTTAACTCCAAGCTTTAGGGCTGAAAAGAGCAGAACAAGGAGGCATCTCACCGAATACTGGCATCTTGAGCTTGAGGCAGCATGGATGGATTTGTGGGACATAATGAGGGTTGAGGAAGAACTAGTTAGTTATATGGTACAGCGCACTCTCGAACTCAGAAAAAAGGAGATTGAAGGGTTTAGGAAGGATCTCACAACCCTTAAAAACACAGAGCCCCCGTTCCCAAGGATAAGCTATGACGAGGCTATAGATATCCTCCAGAGCAAGGGGGTTAAGATAGAATGGGGCGAGGACATGGGAGCAGATGAGGAGAGAGTTTTAACCGAAGAATTCGACAGGCCTTTCTTTGTTTACGGCTATCCCAAACACATTAAAGCATTCTACATGAAGGAAGATCCCGAAGATCCAAGAAAGGTTTTGGCTGCTGATATGCTTGCTCCCGAAGGATACGGTGAGATCATTGGTGGAAGCCAGAGGGAAGATGACTACAACAAGCTTGTGCAAAGAATAATTGAGGAGGGAATGGATCCCAAGAACTACGAGTGGTACCTCGACCTTAGGAAGTATGGAAGTGTTCCGCACAGCGGTTTTGGGCTTGGGTTGGAGAGGCTCGTTACATGGGTGCTAAAGCTCGACCACATCAGATGGGCAACGCTCTTCCCGAGAACACCCTCAAGAATTTATCCATAA